A portion of the Lolium rigidum isolate FL_2022 chromosome 1, APGP_CSIRO_Lrig_0.1, whole genome shotgun sequence genome contains these proteins:
- the LOC124705075 gene encoding transcription initiation factor TFIID subunit 14b-like, with the protein MQQPSSSSPPAQPPPAAATDAPSPAPAPTPAPASLSPPQAPAAAAPLTPAEPALTAAQKALRSKPSRSPEDPEKKQIKKLKDVEISFPIVYGTISFWLGKKASEYNSHKWTVYVRHANNEDLSVIVKRAVFQLHPSFTNPTRVIEQPPFELSETGWGEFEIAITLYFHSDASEKRVDLFHQLKLYPEEEAGPQSTKKPVVVETYDEVVFTEPSEAFFLRVQNHPAATVPRLPPGITLSSPGPMEHMPHDRKRYDNKDHPLSQWYSNFSEADELLKLAAARQQVQAHIAKLRRQLSMIEGMPQQSRGLSVPGQQYGHG; encoded by the exons ATGCAgcagccctcctcctcctcgccgccggcgcagCCGCCGCCCGCGGCAGCGACGGACGCGCCTTCTCCCGCTCCCGCCCCCACTCCCGCTCCAGCCTCGCTGTCTCCTCCccaggcgccggcggcggcggcgccgctgacGCCGGCGGAACCCGCGCTGACCGCCGCGCAGAAGGCGCTGCGCTCCAAGCCGTCGCGGTCTCCCGAGGACCCCGAAAAGAAG CAGATTAAAAAGCTCAAGGATGTGGAGATCAGTTTTCCGATTGTTTATGGAACCATTTCTTTCTGGCTTGGTAAAAAAGCAAGCGA AtacaactctcacaaatggactgTTTACGTCCGTCATGCAAACAATGAGGATTTGAGTGTCATAGTCAAGCGTGCAGTGTTTCAGCTTCACCCAAGTTTCACCAATCCGACGAGAGTTATTGAGCAACCGCCTTTTGAGTTGTCTGAGACTGGATGGGGAGAGTTTGAGATTGCAATAACCCTTTATTTCCACAGCGATGCCTCTGAAAAGCGTGTGGATTT GTTTCATCAACTGAAGCTCTATCCTGAAGAGGAAGCTGGACCTCAGTCAACCAAAAAACCTGTGGTCGTGGAGACATATGATGAAGTTGTCTTCACTGAGCCCTCTGAAGCTTTTTTCTTGCGAGTGCAAAATCACCCAGCTGCTACTGTGCCAAGGTTGCCACCTGGTATAACATTGTCTTCTCCAG GCCCTATGGAACATATGCCACATGATAGAAAGCGTTATGACAACAAGGATCATCCCTTGAGCCAGTGGTACTCGAACTTCTCTGAAGCAGATGAACTATTAAAACTGGCTGCTGCTCGTCAACAG GTGCAGGCTCACATAGCCAAGCTGAGAAGGCAGTTAAGTATGATAGAGGGAATGCCCCAGCAATCCAGAGGTCTTTCTG TTCCTGGCCAACAGTATGGGCACGGCTAA
- the LOC124705092 gene encoding auxin-responsive protein SAUR50-like, translating into MAIKKSGAAGLKQILKRCSSLGRRQQQQHNHAGEEHWEEEEAAPSDVPRGHFAVYVGESRRRFVVPIAVLDRPEFRSLLRRAEEEFGFGGAGDLLVLPCEERTFRSLCSASSLTCTAR; encoded by the coding sequence ATGGCGATCAAGAAGAGCGGAGCGGCGGGGCTGAAGCAGATCCTGAAGCGGTGCTCGAGCCTGGGGCggcgccagcagcagcagcacaaccaTGCCGGGGAGGAGcactgggaggaggaggaggcggcgccgtcGGACGTGCCCCGCGGCCACTTCGCGGTGTACGTGGGCGAGTCGCGGCGGCGGTTCGTGGTGCCCATCGCGGTGCTGGACAGGCCCGAGTTCCGCTCCCTGCTCCGCCGCGCCGAGGAGGAGTTCGGGTTCGGCGGCGCCGGGGACCTGCTGGTGCTCCCCTGCGAGGAGCGCACCTTTCGCTCcctctgctccgcctcctccctcacCTGCACCGCCCGCTGA